A single region of the Nisaea sediminum genome encodes:
- a CDS encoding hybrid sensor histidine kinase/response regulator — protein sequence MDELLSEFLTETSESVSELDVELVQLEQNPNDQALLSNIFRLVHTIKGTCGFLGLPRLEAVAHAAENVLGRIRDGSLEVTPDAITLILESFDRIKWLLSSLEENEVEPEGDDQDLIDRLNIVAEGGALGDDGGAPAPVEEPAAEEPEPERELKPGEVSLDELERAFMEAPGPEDMATEEPEAEPAEEPAEPEPAAEAPPPAAKKEVAVSGGQSVAKQPEQDKQVRESAVANQTIRVNVDLLENLMTMVSELVLTRNQLMQISRNEKDSEFTVPLQRLSQVTSELQEGVMKTRMQPIGNAWSKLPRLVRDLSIELNKKIDLVMLGADTELDRQVLELIKDPLTHMVRNSADHGIEEGVDRVAAGKPEGGTITLNAYHEGGHIIIEIKDDGKGLDPEKIKAKAVANGLVAESEADSLSEQQIQQFIFRAGFSTAAQVTSVSGRGVGMDVVRTNIEKIGGTIELKSVFGRGSTFIIKIPLTLAIVSALIVEAGGERFAIPQLSVVELVRASSNSEHKIEEVHGTPVLRLRNRLLPLVSLRRLLRLDEGVEEMPQETFIVVLQIGTYSVGIMVDRVFDTEEIVVKPVAPILRNITLFSGNTILGDGSVIMILDPNGIAAASGELKMVDEDAKDTARQLAHRSDVSSLLLFRAGGKSPKAVPLALVARLEEIDLASVEYSEGRPLVQYRGQLMPLIPMVEGMELEKEGRQPVLVFTDNDRSMGLIVDEIVDIVEDRIHIEVRPDHPWLMGSAVIAGKATEVIDAGYYLTQAYGDWFGSAESDSQEPEGSRRVLLVDDSAFFRNLIKPLLSVAGYDVTIAEHAEAALDLCENGADFDAIISDIEMPGMDGFELTRRLRSIDRWQETPIIALSSHTSPRDLDRGREVGFTDYIAKLDRDALLETLAQTIDA from the coding sequence ATGGATGAACTACTCAGCGAGTTCTTGACGGAGACGTCCGAGAGCGTTTCGGAGCTCGATGTCGAACTGGTTCAACTGGAACAGAATCCGAATGACCAGGCTCTTCTCAGCAATATTTTCCGGCTGGTGCATACGATCAAAGGCACTTGCGGCTTCCTTGGACTGCCGCGCCTCGAGGCCGTTGCGCACGCCGCGGAAAACGTCCTCGGCCGCATCCGCGACGGAAGCCTGGAGGTCACGCCGGACGCGATTACGCTGATCCTCGAGTCCTTCGACCGGATCAAGTGGCTGCTGTCTTCCCTGGAAGAAAACGAGGTCGAACCGGAAGGTGACGACCAGGATCTGATCGACCGTCTCAACATCGTCGCCGAGGGCGGCGCGCTTGGCGACGACGGCGGAGCCCCCGCGCCGGTGGAAGAGCCGGCTGCCGAAGAGCCGGAACCCGAGCGCGAGTTGAAGCCGGGCGAGGTCAGCCTCGACGAACTGGAGCGTGCCTTCATGGAAGCGCCTGGTCCCGAAGACATGGCCACCGAAGAGCCGGAAGCCGAGCCTGCGGAAGAACCGGCTGAGCCGGAACCTGCCGCCGAAGCGCCACCTCCGGCCGCGAAAAAGGAAGTCGCCGTCAGTGGCGGCCAGAGCGTCGCGAAGCAGCCGGAGCAGGACAAGCAGGTCCGTGAATCCGCGGTCGCGAACCAGACGATCCGCGTCAATGTCGACCTGCTCGAAAACCTGATGACCATGGTCAGCGAGTTGGTGTTGACCCGTAACCAGCTGATGCAGATCTCCCGGAACGAGAAGGACAGCGAGTTCACCGTTCCGTTGCAGCGTCTGAGCCAGGTCACGTCCGAGCTGCAGGAAGGCGTCATGAAGACGCGCATGCAGCCGATCGGCAATGCTTGGTCGAAGCTGCCGCGCCTGGTCCGCGATCTCTCGATCGAACTGAACAAGAAGATCGATCTGGTGATGCTCGGTGCCGATACCGAACTCGACCGCCAGGTGCTCGAGCTGATCAAGGATCCGTTGACCCACATGGTCCGCAATTCGGCCGACCACGGCATCGAAGAAGGTGTCGATCGAGTCGCGGCCGGGAAGCCGGAAGGCGGAACCATCACGCTGAACGCCTATCACGAAGGCGGTCACATCATCATCGAGATCAAGGACGACGGCAAAGGCCTCGATCCGGAGAAGATCAAGGCCAAGGCGGTCGCCAACGGTCTGGTCGCCGAGTCCGAAGCCGACTCTCTGTCCGAGCAGCAGATCCAGCAGTTCATCTTCCGTGCGGGCTTCTCGACGGCCGCCCAGGTCACTTCGGTCTCCGGCCGTGGCGTGGGCATGGACGTCGTGCGCACCAATATCGAGAAGATCGGCGGCACGATCGAGCTGAAGTCGGTTTTCGGCAGGGGCTCGACCTTCATCATCAAGATCCCGCTGACCCTGGCCATCGTCTCCGCCCTGATCGTGGAAGCCGGCGGTGAGCGTTTCGCCATCCCGCAGCTCAGCGTCGTGGAACTGGTCCGGGCGTCGAGCAACAGCGAGCACAAGATCGAGGAAGTCCACGGCACACCGGTTCTGCGCTTGCGCAACCGCCTGCTGCCTCTGGTTTCGCTCCGGCGTCTGCTCCGGCTCGACGAAGGTGTCGAGGAGATGCCGCAGGAGACCTTCATCGTCGTGCTTCAGATCGGAACCTATTCGGTCGGCATCATGGTGGACCGGGTGTTCGACACCGAGGAAATCGTGGTCAAGCCGGTGGCGCCGATCCTGCGCAATATCACGCTCTTCTCCGGCAACACCATTCTCGGCGACGGCAGCGTGATCATGATCCTCGATCCGAACGGGATCGCCGCCGCCAGCGGAGAGCTCAAGATGGTCGACGAGGATGCCAAGGATACCGCGCGTCAACTGGCGCATCGCTCCGACGTCTCTTCGCTGCTTCTTTTCCGCGCCGGGGGCAAGAGCCCGAAAGCCGTGCCGCTCGCACTGGTTGCGCGCCTGGAAGAGATCGATCTCGCCTCAGTGGAATATTCCGAAGGCCGGCCGCTGGTTCAGTATCGCGGTCAGCTCATGCCTCTGATCCCGATGGTCGAAGGCATGGAGCTCGAAAAGGAAGGCCGTCAGCCGGTGCTCGTCTTCACCGACAACGATCGCTCCATGGGCCTGATCGTCGACGAGATCGTCGATATCGTCGAGGACCGGATCCATATCGAGGTTCGTCCGGATCATCCCTGGCTCATGGGCAGCGCGGTCATTGCCGGCAAGGCGACCGAAGTCATCGATGCGGGTTACTACCTGACCCAGGCCTATGGCGACTGGTTCGGCTCCGCCGAGAGCGACAGCCAAGAGCCCGAAGGCTCGCGGCGGGTCCTGCTGGTGGATGACAGCGCGTTCTTCCGCAATCTGATCAAGCCGCTGCTCTCGGTGGCGGGCTATGACGTGACGATCGCGGAGCATGCGGAAGCCGCTCTCGATCTCTGCGAGAACGGGGCCGATTTCGATGCCATCATCAGCGATATCGAGATGCCTGGTATGGACGGCTTCGAGCTGACCCGTCGCCTGCGCTCGATCGACCGCTGGCAGGAGACGCCGATCATCGCGCTCTCGTCGCATACGAGCCCGCGTGATCTCGACCGTGGCCGCGAAGTCGGCTTCACGGACTATATCGCCAAACTTGACCGTGACGCGCTGCTCGAAACGCTGGCGCAAACCATCGACGCGTGA
- a CDS encoding chemotaxis protein CheW, with product MTDLPATQSTGQSLIALGELKQFVSIMIGKQLFGIPVLQVHDVLGPQRITRIPLSPKEVAGSLNLRGRIVTAIDIRSRLNMPPRSDDQEGMSVVVEDQGELYSLMVDSVGEVLSLDEATFEQHPSTLGENIREVSTGIYRLDSSLLVVFDVPSLLRFQGEEAA from the coding sequence ATGACCGACCTACCTGCGACTCAATCCACCGGGCAAAGCCTTATCGCGCTCGGCGAGCTGAAACAGTTCGTCTCGATCATGATCGGCAAACAGCTCTTCGGAATTCCGGTGCTTCAGGTGCATGATGTGCTTGGACCGCAGCGGATCACCCGGATCCCGCTCTCTCCGAAAGAAGTGGCCGGATCTCTCAATCTGCGTGGCAGGATCGTTACCGCGATCGATATCCGCAGCCGTCTGAACATGCCGCCGAGGTCCGACGACCAAGAAGGCATGAGCGTGGTCGTCGAGGACCAGGGCGAGCTTTACAGCCTGATGGTAGACTCGGTCGGCGAGGTGCTCTCGCTCGACGAGGCGACCTTTGAGCAGCACCCCTCGACGCTTGGCGAGAATATCCGGGAGGTCTCGACCGGAATCTATCGTCTGGATAGCAGTCTTCTGGTTGTTTTTGATGTGCCGTCGCTTTTGCGGTTCCAGGGTGAGGAAGCGGCCTAG
- a CDS encoding response regulator translates to MKTCLIVDDSKVVRMVARKILEELKFETSEAEDGQIALDVCKAELPDAVLLDWNMPVMSGIDFLRELRKLPEGDRPLVVFCTTENDMAHIQEALAAGANEYIMKPFDSEIIETKFSQIGLL, encoded by the coding sequence ATGAAGACCTGTCTGATCGTGGATGACTCCAAGGTCGTTCGTATGGTGGCCCGGAAGATCCTCGAAGAGCTGAAGTTCGAGACTTCCGAAGCCGAAGATGGACAGATTGCGCTGGACGTCTGCAAAGCCGAACTTCCCGATGCCGTACTGCTTGACTGGAACATGCCGGTGATGAGCGGGATCGATTTTCTGCGCGAACTCCGAAAACTTCCGGAAGGTGACCGGCCGCTGGTGGTCTTCTGCACTACGGAAAACGACATGGCCCACATCCAGGAAGCGCTGGCCGCCGGTGCGAACGAGTACATCATGAAACCGTTCGACAGCGAGATCATTGAAACCAAGTTTTCTCAGATCGGGTTGTTGTAG
- a CDS encoding protein-glutamate methylesterase/protein-glutamine glutaminase yields the protein MRGPITSAASKPRSNDPYRVMLVDDSAVIRGLFTRFLEADPDVKIVASVGDGQRAIDTLKNNDVEIIVLDIEMPRMDGITALPELLKVDPKVQIVMASTLTARNAEISLKALSLGARDYLTKPSSTSEMTGAADFPSDLLSKVKAFGAQRRRKVGAAQPSDATARTAVPGKADATARSATARPGATRPAPATSAQFALRKPSGRKPEVIGIGSSTGGPQALFKVLADIPKTIRQPILVTQHMPPTFTTILAEHITKSSGWVCSEAKTGDVVAPGRIYLAPGGYHMTVKTEGTEKVIALNQEPPENFCRPAVDPMMRSLIKAYGRVLAVILTGMGHDGREGCRAVVEAGGDVIAQDEMTSVVWGMPGAVAQAGLCCEVLPVTDIGASVQRLARG from the coding sequence ATGCGCGGACCTATTACGTCCGCGGCGTCAAAACCGCGGTCGAATGACCCGTACCGAGTCATGCTCGTGGATGATTCCGCGGTGATCCGCGGGCTCTTTACCCGATTTCTCGAGGCCGATCCGGACGTCAAGATCGTCGCATCGGTCGGTGACGGGCAGCGCGCTATCGATACTCTCAAGAACAATGACGTCGAGATCATCGTGCTCGACATCGAGATGCCGCGTATGGACGGCATCACCGCGCTTCCGGAACTTCTGAAGGTCGACCCGAAAGTGCAGATCGTCATGGCATCGACCCTGACGGCACGTAACGCGGAAATCTCCCTGAAGGCATTGTCGCTTGGCGCCCGCGACTATTTGACCAAACCGAGCTCGACCTCCGAAATGACGGGCGCGGCCGACTTCCCGAGCGATCTTCTGAGCAAGGTGAAGGCTTTCGGTGCGCAGCGCCGCCGCAAGGTGGGCGCGGCCCAGCCGTCGGATGCTACCGCACGTACCGCCGTGCCCGGGAAGGCGGACGCGACGGCACGGTCGGCCACGGCCCGCCCCGGCGCAACGCGGCCGGCTCCGGCGACATCCGCGCAGTTCGCGCTCAGAAAGCCGAGCGGCCGGAAGCCGGAGGTGATCGGCATCGGCAGCTCGACCGGCGGCCCGCAGGCCCTCTTCAAGGTGCTGGCCGATATTCCGAAAACGATCCGCCAGCCGATCCTGGTCACGCAGCATATGCCGCCGACCTTTACGACGATCCTGGCGGAGCACATCACGAAATCCTCGGGCTGGGTCTGTTCGGAAGCAAAAACGGGCGATGTGGTGGCGCCGGGGCGAATCTATCTGGCACCGGGCGGTTATCACATGACCGTGAAAACGGAAGGCACCGAAAAGGTGATCGCGCTCAATCAGGAGCCGCCGGAGAATTTCTGCCGTCCGGCAGTGGATCCGATGATGCGCAGCCTGATCAAGGCCTATGGCCGCGTGCTTGCGGTGATATTGACCGGGATGGGGCATGACGGTCGCGAGGGGTGCCGCGCAGTTGTCGAGGCCGGCGGCGACGTGATTGCCCAGGACGAGATGACGAGTGTGGTCTGGGGCATGCCGGGAGCGGTTGCGCAAGCGGGATTGTGCTGCGAAGTTCTCCCGGTTACGGATATCGGCGCCAGCGTCCAGCGGTTGGCGAGGGGGTAG
- a CDS encoding CheR family methyltransferase, with amino-acid sequence MNSSDFEFLSSLLYKQSGLVLTPDKGYLLETRLQPVARSHGLSSIEQIVSTLRSRRDERLVNSITDAMTTNESLFFRDRTPFEQFKTVVLPKLLETRAAKKQIRIWSAACSSGQEPYSLSMILDELSAKLAGWRIEIIATDISSEMIARARSGIYSQFEVQRGLPVQLLVKYFQQDGDRWQLNEKIRRMVTFREFNLLQDPRALGNFDVVFCRNVLIYFDQNTKRQVLDGISRQMAPDGYLYLGGAETVISITDKFQPVKGQRGMYMPTGAGGQKAAI; translated from the coding sequence ATGAACAGCTCAGATTTCGAATTCCTGTCCAGTCTGCTGTACAAACAGTCGGGTCTCGTTCTCACTCCCGACAAGGGGTATCTGCTTGAAACGCGGCTGCAGCCGGTTGCACGTAGCCACGGACTGAGTTCCATCGAACAGATCGTGTCGACGCTTCGTTCCCGGCGGGACGAGCGGCTGGTCAATTCCATCACCGACGCGATGACCACGAACGAGTCCCTGTTTTTCCGCGATCGGACTCCCTTCGAACAGTTCAAGACCGTCGTGCTGCCCAAGCTGCTTGAGACGCGGGCGGCGAAGAAGCAGATCCGGATCTGGAGCGCGGCCTGCTCATCGGGGCAGGAGCCGTATTCGCTGTCCATGATCCTAGACGAATTGTCTGCCAAGCTCGCCGGCTGGCGCATCGAGATCATCGCCACGGACATTTCCAGCGAGATGATCGCGCGTGCCCGCTCCGGCATCTATTCCCAGTTCGAAGTGCAGCGCGGTCTGCCGGTCCAGCTGCTGGTGAAGTATTTCCAGCAGGACGGGGATCGCTGGCAGCTGAACGAGAAGATCCGCCGGATGGTGACCTTCCGCGAGTTCAATCTGTTGCAGGATCCGCGCGCCCTCGGCAATTTCGACGTCGTGTTCTGCCGCAACGTGCTGATCTATTTCGATCAGAACACCAAGCGTCAGGTGCTTGACGGGATCTCCCGGCAAATGGCGCCTGACGGGTATCTCTATCTTGGCGGGGCGGAAACCGTGATCAGCATCACGGACAAGTTCCAGCCGGTGAAGGGGCAGAGGGGCATGTATATGCCGACCGGCGCCGGAGGTCAGAAGGCCGCGATCTGA